The following proteins are encoded in a genomic region of Micrococcaceae bacterium Sec5.8:
- a CDS encoding DUF3883 domain-containing protein: protein MSMPRTVIVAIGRWLDLLSKTGFVRANAIVHNDAAYTDITPTQYATALEWLWRITDIRGLVELAKDSGTRRIPLDFSRRVALQSLIIEESPSWLSVADQLVATPDDLPTDVVEWGASLGMTDEDCLDSVRNVSRKVNLQARSDFGAAGESALLALLETAWPGSATHISTISDGFGYDISFQESGIEWHLEVKSVAAGPRARIFLTRHEFEVARRDPAWRLVILSMDHDWSVLSVCVADSEKLMMRSPRDVATSATWETCRFVLSAEEASLPFCRALGIETPKSASVALWGSPGLPVATA, encoded by the coding sequence ATGAGCATGCCCCGAACAGTGATAGTGGCCATCGGTAGATGGCTCGATTTGCTGAGTAAAACTGGTTTTGTGCGGGCGAACGCAATCGTCCACAACGATGCGGCGTATACCGACATTACGCCCACCCAGTACGCCACAGCTCTTGAATGGCTGTGGAGGATTACCGATATCCGCGGTCTGGTTGAACTGGCGAAGGATTCAGGCACACGGAGGATTCCCCTGGATTTCTCCAGACGCGTGGCCCTGCAGTCACTGATCATTGAAGAGAGTCCGTCCTGGCTCTCCGTGGCGGATCAGCTAGTGGCCACGCCGGACGATCTTCCTACGGACGTCGTCGAATGGGGTGCGAGCCTCGGTATGACCGACGAGGATTGTCTGGATAGCGTGCGAAATGTGTCTCGAAAGGTGAACTTGCAGGCGAGATCCGACTTCGGCGCGGCTGGGGAGTCAGCGTTGCTGGCCCTTTTGGAGACGGCATGGCCGGGCTCGGCAACACACATTTCGACCATTTCGGACGGATTCGGATACGATATTTCCTTTCAAGAATCCGGAATCGAGTGGCACCTCGAAGTCAAGTCCGTAGCCGCTGGCCCTCGCGCCCGCATCTTCCTCACTCGCCACGAATTTGAAGTTGCTCGCAGGGATCCTGCATGGAGGTTGGTCATATTATCCATGGACCACGACTGGTCAGTTCTCTCCGTCTGCGTTGCAGACAGCGAGAAGCTGATGATGCGTTCGCCACGGGACGTCGCGACCAGCGCCACATGGGAGACCTGCAGGTTTGTACTGAGCGCCGAGGAGGCGAGCCTCCCGTTTTGCCGAGCCCTCGGTATCGAAACTCCAAAGTCCGCGAGTGTTGCCCTATGGGGGAGTCCCGGGCTTCCCGTCGCAACGGCCTAA
- a CDS encoding ParB N-terminal domain-containing protein: MTTRPGDAARIESLVEDRLNAVLGELGSRETVTVEWRDAVVHLPVISMPVDALYYNPATHRIRAQRSLDPDLDVILDNDPYGDAAQGYLHQLLKGDPSDPRTTDPAFELLKADLEEHGQSEPGIVTRWGELINGNTRRAALSELQVKNIRVGVLPSDAGAEDIRSVELALQLRRDHKRDYSFMNELLAIDERIRAGRPATEIMYEFRIRQQKFDRSRWILGLVREAIDRSRICDENGADLSLKLVDFETHQGKLEELYRAYSSLKLKDPDKADALREQRLLALILNKSKTDLRYVDSEFADTYAAALLAGTHGVDSTVTIPGLGVTVPGASAKVDRLRSVTTKVLQARVVEAAGPAAGGYVHRNALDLLDRTREVVEAGLRKAGKDGRVLKKKLEPVDRLAEANEALELATAAVADARATGNYDPSSLDEALGSIRGSLVSLARIILRGQDEEYPATEWLTSLVQSPEVQ, encoded by the coding sequence GTGACGACAAGGCCGGGCGATGCGGCGCGCATCGAATCTTTGGTGGAGGATCGGCTGAATGCGGTCCTTGGGGAGCTCGGCTCCAGGGAGACCGTAACAGTCGAATGGCGTGACGCCGTGGTTCATCTGCCGGTGATCTCTATGCCAGTGGACGCGCTTTACTACAACCCCGCAACCCACCGGATACGGGCACAGCGTTCACTAGATCCCGACCTGGACGTCATCCTCGACAACGATCCCTACGGAGACGCGGCGCAAGGCTATCTGCACCAGCTTCTAAAAGGCGATCCCTCCGACCCACGCACGACGGATCCTGCATTTGAGCTCCTCAAAGCTGATTTGGAGGAGCACGGACAATCGGAACCGGGGATTGTAACGCGATGGGGCGAACTCATCAATGGCAACACTCGTCGTGCCGCCCTTTCGGAACTTCAAGTAAAGAATATCCGCGTCGGCGTTTTGCCAAGCGATGCTGGAGCTGAAGACATCCGGTCCGTCGAGCTGGCTCTGCAGCTTCGACGAGACCATAAACGTGACTATTCGTTCATGAATGAGCTTCTGGCCATAGATGAGCGTATTCGGGCAGGACGTCCCGCCACCGAGATCATGTATGAATTCCGTATTCGTCAGCAGAAATTTGACCGATCCCGCTGGATCCTCGGTCTCGTTCGGGAAGCAATCGACAGGAGTCGCATCTGCGATGAGAACGGCGCAGACCTATCCCTTAAACTTGTCGACTTTGAGACTCACCAAGGAAAGCTTGAAGAGCTCTACCGCGCATATTCGTCGCTAAAGCTGAAAGACCCAGACAAAGCTGATGCTCTCCGGGAGCAGCGGTTGCTGGCACTCATCCTGAACAAATCTAAGACGGATCTTCGATATGTGGACTCTGAATTCGCTGATACCTATGCGGCGGCGTTGCTGGCGGGAACGCATGGCGTGGACAGCACGGTAACTATTCCGGGCCTCGGAGTGACAGTGCCCGGTGCCAGCGCCAAGGTGGACCGATTGCGTTCAGTTACGACGAAAGTGCTCCAGGCTCGCGTCGTCGAAGCTGCTGGGCCCGCCGCGGGCGGGTACGTGCACCGCAATGCGCTCGACCTGTTGGACAGAACTCGCGAGGTCGTCGAGGCCGGTCTTAGGAAGGCCGGCAAGGACGGTCGTGTCCTCAAGAAAAAATTGGAGCCCGTAGACCGGCTCGCTGAGGCCAACGAAGCACTGGAATTGGCGACGGCTGCTGTTGCCGATGCAAGGGCGACAGGGAATTACGATCCTTCATCACTCGATGAGGCATTGGGGTCTATCCGTGGCTCGCTCGTTTCTCTGGCCAGAATCATCCTGCGCGGGCAAGACGAGGAGTACCCGGCGACGGAATGGCTAACTTCGTTGGTGCAATCTCCAGAGGTCCAATAA
- a CDS encoding DEAD/DEAH box helicase, with amino-acid sequence MLKLQLALDPGRVQLACDDEQIEELRKIATRLVTATYVRPRVVEVDLDDLLVNVAEVANWPRDDEVLWSDELGSIIRDNFSDAEAMRSRLNTDEVDGELQMLSGGWLDELRSFQKRDVSKLLSLKHGANFSVPGAGKTRATLALLMNRMAQGSADRLLVVSPKSAFEAWSDEVSVTLGQGDFTPNIVTTNEELSGLVILVNYERLATMMPHLIRWMRLGKTMLVLDEAHRMKLGVRGQWGSACMQLAPFASHRLILSGTPAPNGSADLESLFSFVWPGQGTRHVRNAISTGSLKSASAALRPLFTRTTKTELELPPMTPTVRRVELPPLHREIYDALVWRESVRLKRDGRNMADLGKVILYLIMAATSPALVAVGASRHEPLAYRVPPLELPLDHDGRTMLEDLPNFELSPKYVEVAKIVQKNWQEGRKTLVWSTFVRNLTTLERILEPFNPAMVHGGTEDRADQIKKFRTDPTCAVLLSNPATLGEGISFHHTCHDAVYVDRDFSAGRYLQSVDRIHRLGLAPDVRTNVTILVGANTIDELVELRLQQKLDFMGGILDDGNIMVLGDLAEEVSESAGLDARDVEELLNHLKP; translated from the coding sequence ATGCTGAAACTTCAGCTAGCGCTAGATCCCGGACGCGTCCAGTTGGCTTGTGATGATGAGCAGATTGAGGAACTCCGAAAGATAGCTACTAGACTTGTTACGGCGACCTATGTTCGCCCACGGGTAGTAGAAGTCGACCTGGACGACCTGCTGGTGAATGTCGCAGAAGTCGCGAACTGGCCGCGGGACGACGAGGTGCTCTGGTCGGATGAGCTAGGCAGCATCATCCGAGATAACTTCTCGGACGCCGAGGCTATGCGCTCCCGGCTCAACACCGATGAAGTCGACGGCGAATTGCAGATGCTGTCTGGCGGCTGGCTAGACGAACTCAGGTCGTTTCAAAAGCGCGACGTTTCTAAGCTGCTTAGCCTGAAGCATGGGGCAAACTTTAGCGTTCCTGGCGCCGGCAAGACGAGGGCGACACTGGCATTGTTGATGAACCGTATGGCTCAAGGCTCTGCCGACAGGCTTTTAGTTGTCAGCCCCAAATCGGCATTCGAGGCCTGGTCAGACGAAGTGAGCGTGACCCTGGGCCAGGGTGACTTCACCCCGAATATCGTGACGACGAACGAGGAGCTCTCGGGCCTCGTCATCTTGGTCAATTATGAGCGATTGGCAACAATGATGCCGCACCTAATTCGATGGATGCGGTTGGGGAAGACGATGTTGGTTCTGGATGAAGCTCATCGTATGAAGCTAGGCGTACGCGGTCAGTGGGGGAGCGCATGCATGCAGTTGGCACCATTCGCATCCCACCGACTAATCCTCAGTGGTACGCCGGCACCCAACGGTTCCGCAGACCTGGAGAGCCTATTTTCTTTTGTGTGGCCCGGCCAGGGTACCCGGCACGTCCGGAATGCAATCTCGACAGGCTCCCTCAAATCGGCAAGTGCTGCACTTCGCCCTCTGTTCACACGAACAACCAAGACTGAACTGGAATTGCCTCCAATGACGCCTACGGTCAGGCGGGTCGAGCTGCCTCCTCTTCATCGGGAGATTTACGATGCGCTTGTATGGCGGGAGTCGGTCAGACTCAAGCGCGATGGCCGCAACATGGCGGATCTCGGCAAAGTAATCTTGTACCTCATAATGGCCGCGACTTCGCCGGCGCTCGTAGCCGTTGGCGCAAGTCGACATGAACCCTTGGCATATCGAGTACCTCCCCTTGAGCTGCCCCTCGACCACGACGGACGAACCATGTTGGAGGACCTTCCCAACTTCGAACTGAGTCCTAAATATGTCGAAGTGGCCAAAATCGTGCAGAAGAACTGGCAAGAGGGGAGAAAGACCCTGGTGTGGTCCACTTTCGTGAGGAACCTGACTACCCTCGAACGCATACTTGAACCGTTCAACCCCGCGATGGTGCACGGCGGAACCGAAGATAGAGCCGACCAGATTAAGAAATTTCGTACTGACCCCACCTGTGCAGTGCTGCTGTCGAATCCGGCGACACTCGGTGAGGGCATCAGTTTCCATCACACTTGTCATGATGCCGTCTATGTTGACCGCGATTTCTCGGCCGGTCGGTATTTACAAAGTGTGGATAGAATCCATCGACTAGGCCTGGCACCGGATGTACGTACAAACGTGACAATTCTGGTGGGCGCCAACACTATTGACGAGTTGGTCGAGCTCCGTCTGCAGCAGAAGCTCGACTTCATGGGCGGCATATTGGACGACGGCAACATCATGGTGCTCGGAGACCTGGCCGAGGAAGTAAGCGAGAGCGCGGGACTGGATGCCAGAGACGTCGAAGAACTGCTCAACCACTTGAAACCATGA